In Aspergillus nidulans FGSC A4 chromosome II, the genomic stretch TGAATGGCTTGATGCTGGGATTTGGTGAGCTATTTGCACATGAAGCCGCGTTCAGGCTAGGGTGGTCTGGGACAAAGGTATGCCTTAGTCTTCTCTTATTACCCTTCGCTCAAGCTGATCCTGTTTGCTTTAGATCTTTCCCACGTATCGGCGATCTCGGCCTGTAGCTGCTGGGCTCGGATTATAGAACGGCTCCGGAATTTGTTTGCGGATCtgagttgaaggagatacCACCTGGCCATAAGTTGAGGAGTTATAGACATTGAATTCAGTTTCACGCATGGATTGATCTTTTCAGATCtactctttcttttcctgctcaaTGGCATGCACCTGGAGTGATGGCTACATGTACATACATAGACCCAAGCAGGCAGGACATTATTTAGTTTGGAGCATTCACATAACTCACTATGCGGACTTTGACAGTAGCATGTAGAGAAAACTAAGACCAGAGCCCTGGCCATACTCCTACTTTGATGCCGCTCGGCCGCCGACCGCCCGGCCGGTGATCCGGTCTTGGCAAAAAAGTGTTCATCCGCGATTCAATCTGCCCGTTTCCTCCGTCCGGTCGTCTACCCTTCACAATGTTGGCAGGGCCTGGTTTGAAGGGGCGCATTGCCCGGCAGCAAGCTGCTGCCTTTGCACGATCTACTCGATCGGTTCGTTTCGGTTCCTTATGCGCGAACTCGCGCTGACTTGAGCAGATATCCTCGTTTCGACCGCAGATTTCAAGATTCTCCCCGCGAAATAGCAAAGTCCTCGGCGGAAACACATCATGGAGGGCTCCGGTGCCATTCATCGCTCTGCCTACGGCTCGATTCAACTCGACATCCACAACAGCTCCTACCGAAGTGACGCCCGAGACGCAGCCATCATCCGAGCTGGATGTCTCAAATATCGATCTCACGCAAATCCCCGAGAGAATTGGGTATCTAAAAGATCTAGGACTGGATTACGGTTGGGGTCCGTCGGCAATTGTGGAATTCATGATTGAACACATCCACATTTACTCTGGCCTGCCCTGGGTAGGTAGTATCATCGCAACAGgtatcttcttccgcctcgcGATGGCACCTCTTTTTTGGCGCGCAGGAGATACCAGTGCAAGGCTGGCCAACGCGCAACCTATTCTTGCGCCAATTAAAGAGAAAATGTTGAATGCTGCTCGTTCTGGAAACCAGGTTGAGGCACAAAAGTGGAGAGCGGAGATGGCTAAGACCAACGCCAATCTTGGTATCGTACCGCGCAATACGTTCATGCCGTTAGTATTCCAGCTCCCTATCGGTTTCGGTTGCTTCCGTGTTATCGAGGGTATGGCCGGTTTGCCTGTGCCCGGCTTGGCTGCGGAACAGTTCGCGTGGATCAATGATTTCACAGTCGCTGATCCGACCTATATCCTCCCCATTCTCTGCTGTACTGTCCTTCATCTAAGTATTAGGGTACGTGGCCCCCCACA encodes the following:
- a CDS encoding membrane insertase OXA1 (transcript_id=CADANIAT00004280); the protein is MLAGPGLKGRIARQQAAAFARSTRSISSFRPQISRFSPRNSKVLGGNTSWRAPVPFIALPTARFNSTSTTAPTEVTPETQPSSELDVSNIDLTQIPERIGYLKDLGLDYGWGPSAIVEFMIEHIHIYSGLPWVGSIIATGIFFRLAMAPLFWRAGDTSARLANAQPILAPIKEKMLNAARSGNQVEAQKWRAEMAKTNANLGIVPRNTFMPLVFQLPIGFGCFRVIEGMAGLPVPGLAAEQFAWINDFTVADPTYILPILCCTVLHLSIRKGGETGSSMSGDMATIRKGMMYGIPAFSFFFVAFFPAALQAYFLTTGFLGLLQAYAFANATFRKATGMTVIEKLNPVQPSGSNPAEPNRALRLITEALERENAKLNEAKKIAAEQPKISFIDRAINNIKESKEKLTKETTQKMQELSGQGPKKNADGSLAEPPRLSEKDRKLAEDYERRRKEEEDWKREERNHARREAYRQAMERERQRAKAALNKSEVKQ